Proteins encoded within one genomic window of Triticum aestivum cultivar Chinese Spring chromosome 2D, IWGSC CS RefSeq v2.1, whole genome shotgun sequence:
- the LOC123056127 gene encoding uncharacterized protein, whose protein sequence is MAATAVTTAPPARSSASHDLSLPTPPPEPFAAPKLPQPLAAGATLRRGSRSPLEPPRVAAGAGAARPWSRSPLVALCPLTDVRAVLFCFPAAVTLRDARASIDSFLSRLDAPVAVPSDSDQPMADGGEAGEPIIGKVEDGLPECALQGNQRQKRPVPPSWPLGPRSSGAGMAPEATTEPALDVQLRRGTAMDLLLQFHA, encoded by the exons atggcggcgacggcggtgacTACAGCTCCTCCGGCACGTTCTTCAGCCT CGCACGACCTCTCGCTACCTACTCCTCCTCCCGAGCCGTTCGCCGCCCCCAAACTCCCGCAGCCGTTAGCCGCCGGAGCCACCCTTCGCCGCGGGAGCCGCTCGCCGCTGGAGCCGCCGCGGGtcgccgccggagccggagccgcccGCCCCTGGAGCCGCTCGCCGCTGGTCGCCCTCTGCCCGTTGACGGATGTGAGGGCGGTCCTCTTCTGCTTCCCCGCAGCGGTCACCCTCCGCGACGCTCGCGCCTCCATCGACAGCTTCCTCTCCCGCCTCGACGCGCCCGTCGCCGTGCCGTCCGACAGCGATCAGCCTATGGCGGATGGCGGCGAGGCGGGGGAGCCGATTATTGGGAAGGTGGAGGATGGGCTCCCGGAGTGCGCTCTGCAGGGGAACCAGCGCCAGAAGCGGCCCGTCCCGCCTTCGTGGCCCCTCGGGCCCCGTTCGAGTGGCGCTGGCATGGCACCGGAGGCCACCACCGAGCCGGCGCTGGACGTGCAACTGCGGCGGGGCACTGCCATGGATCTCTTGCTGCAGTTCCATGCGTAG
- the LOC123055251 gene encoding choline transporter protein 1, whose translation MGGPLGAIIGRYPSAAAGTGGDDADHPGGGGGTASLGIIRHDRRCRDLAFLVLFAAFWVAMIVNSSFAFNQGNPLRLTYELDYKGNVCGDRHGDPDVHELEVRYWLDPNQVYQSGVKGSKANLADAKAICLMECPTPAPDGLNFVCDYPEGDIRLSVDDWINRDYNYFEMLTPDMRNSSLQLQGPCYPVIFPSVNVYWSCQYIARASNVSLTHWQQMGGVNIEQNMLIDKTIHKAIDSRSAVLKRYVADIGKSWPVLIVCGALLPLFLSVIWLLMIRYFVAAMTWITVVLFNALIVSVTMFCYIKAGWLGNDPLTVVIGESDPYVHISGREISHLHVATVLMTVIMIIAFLSSIAIVRRILIATPVLKVAAKVIGEVQALIVFPVVPYFILAIFYMFWFSATLHLFSSGQVVRNDCSTDCCSYDLKLGKVNCDNCCGYSIHYTPHIGIAILFHLFGCYWATQFFMACSATVVAGSVASYYWARGEISHDIPFVSVVSSLKRLMRYNLGSAAIGSLVVSAVEWVRFILECLRRKLKLVGSAGESCFGKVSSSSSQCCRGCIDWTLMSVNRNAYIMIAITGKGFFKASVLATGLIMNNILRIGKVNVIGDVILFLGKLCVSLFCALFAFLMLDTHKYKSAHNKISSPLVPVLVTWGLGYTVAKLFFAVVEMSIDTIILSFCQDAEEHQGTAQYAPPLLMETLDEQGELQRLTQGP comes from the exons ATGGGCGGCCCGCTGGGCGCCATCATCGGCCGCTACCCCTCGGCCGCCGCTGGCACCGGGGGAGACGACGCCGACCACCCGGGCGGGGGCGGGGGCACGGCCAGCCTGGGCATTATCCGGCACGACCGCAGGTGCCGCGACCTGGCCTTCCTCGTCCTCTTCGCCGCCTTCTGGGTCGCCATGATCGTCAACTCCAGCTTCGCATTCAACCAGGGCAACCCGCTCAG GCTGACATACGAGCTGGACTACAAAGGGAACGTCTGTGGCGACAGGCACGGCGACCCGGACGTGCACGAGCTCGAGGTCAGGTACTGGTTGGACCCGAACCAGGTGTACCAAAGTGGAGTCAAGGGCAGCAAGGCTAACCTGGCCGACGCCAAGGCCATCTGCCTCATGGAGTGCCCCACTCCGGCACCTGATGGACTAAACTTTGTCTGTGATTACCCGGAAGGGGATATCAGGCTCTCGGTTGATGATTGGATCAATAGGGACTATAATTACTTCGAAATGCTAACACCTGATATGAGGAACAGCTCCCTCCAGCTTCAGGGCCCCTGCTACCCTGTCATATTCCCTAGCGTAAATG TCTATTGGAGCTGCCAATATATCGCCCGGGCATCCAATGTTTCTTTGACGCACTGGCAACAGATGGGTGGTGTAAACATTGAGCAAAATATGCTTATAGATAAAACAATCCACAAGGCCATCGATTCCAGATCTGCAGTCCTCAAG AGATATGTTGCGGACATTGGGAAGTCTTGGCCTGTCCTAATCGTGTGTGGTGCACTCCTTCCTCTTTTCTTGTCAGTGATCTGGTTGCTCATGATTCGTTATTTTGTTGCCGCAATGACATGGATAACAGTAGTGCTCTTCAATGCCCTTATAGTATCTGTTACTATGTTTTGTTACATCAAAG CTGGCTGGCTTGGAAATGACCCCTTAACGGTTGTTATTGGTGAAAGTGATCCATACGTCCACATAAGCGGGCGG GAAATAAGCCATCTTCATGTTGCCACAGTGCTGATGACAGTAATAATGATCATTGCTTTTCTGTCCTCGATAGCTATTGTCCGGCGTATACTGATAGCCACACCTGTCCTGAAG GTTGCTGCGAAGGTCATTGGTGAAGTTCAGGCACTGATAGTTTTCCCAGTTGTGCCGTATTTTATCCTCGCTATCTTTTATATGTTCTGGTTTTCTGCTACACTCCACCTCTTCAGCTCTGGTCAAGTTGTCCGAAATGACTGCAGTACAGATTGTTGTTCATATGATCTGAAGTTGGGCAAAGTGAACTGTGACAACTGTTGTGGGTACAGCATCCACTACACCCCTCATATCGGCATTGCCATTCTTTTCCACTTATTTGGATGCTACTGGGCTACTCAATTCTTCATGGCATGCTCTGCAACTGTGGTTGCTGGATCAGTTGCTTCTTACTACTGGGCGCGTGGCGAAATATCT CATGATATACCGTTTGTCAGTGTTGTCTCTTCGCTCAAGCGGCTGATGCGTTACAACCTTGGATCTGCTGCCATAGGCTCGCTTGTTGTGTCTGCTGTTGAGTGGGTGCGGTTTATACTAGAATGCCTTCGCCGCAAGTTGAAGCTGGTCGGTTCTGCTGGGGAGAGCTGCTTTGGGAAAGTGTCATCGTCCTCGTCTCAGTGCTGCCGAGGCTGCATAGACTGGACCCTCATGTCCGTAAATCGAAATGCCTACATAATg ATTGCCATCACGGGGAAAGGGTTCTTCAAAGCTTCGGTGCTCGCGACCGGCCTCATAATGAACAACATACTGCGCATCGGGAAGGTGAACGTGATCGGGGACGTGATCCTGTTCCTGGGGAAGCTGTGCGTGAGCCTGTTCTGTGCGCTCTTCGCGTTCCTCATGCTGGACACCCACAAGTACAAGTCGGCGCACAACAAGATATCGTCGCCGCTGGTCCCCGTGCTG GTGACGTGGGGCCTGGGCTACACGGTGGCGAAGTTGTTCTTCGCGGTGGTGGAGATGTCCATCGACACCATCATCCTGTCCTTCTGCCAGGACGCGGAGGAGCACCAGGGGACAGCGCAGTACGCGCCGCCGCTCCTCATGGAGACGCTGGACGAGCAGGGCGAGCTGCAGAGACTCACTCAAGGGCCCTGA